A window from Nitrospiraceae bacterium encodes these proteins:
- the fsa gene encoding fructose-6-phosphate aldolase codes for MKFYLDTASVKEIHEAASLGLLDGVTTNPSLVAKEGRVFREVLIEICNIVDGPVSAEVVSLEADAMVKEGKELAKIHKNIVVKCPLIPEGLKATKRLAAEGIRVNVTLCFSPTQAILAAKAGAWCVSPFIGRLDDISSNGMELIRQIVTIYKNYDFKTYVLVASVRHPQHVVEAALAGGDICTMPFTIFQQMVKHPLTDLGLKKFLADWESQSRK; via the coding sequence ATGAAATTCTATCTCGATACTGCCAGCGTCAAAGAGATTCATGAAGCGGCGAGCCTCGGACTCTTAGACGGGGTCACGACCAATCCATCACTCGTCGCGAAGGAGGGTCGGGTGTTCCGCGAGGTGCTCATCGAGATCTGTAACATCGTCGATGGACCGGTGAGTGCGGAAGTGGTCAGCCTTGAAGCTGATGCGATGGTCAAGGAAGGGAAAGAACTCGCCAAAATTCATAAGAATATCGTGGTCAAGTGCCCGCTGATCCCCGAAGGGCTTAAGGCCACAAAACGGCTGGCTGCGGAAGGGATCAGAGTGAACGTGACGCTCTGCTTCTCTCCGACTCAGGCGATTCTGGCTGCCAAGGCTGGCGCCTGGTGCGTCTCGCCCTTCATCGGCCGGTTAGACGACATCAGTTCGAACGGAATGGAACTGATCCGTCAAATTGTCACGATTTACAAGAACTACGACTTTAAGACCTATGTGCTGGTCGCCAGTGTTCGCCATCCGCAGCACGTCGTCGAAGCAGCCCTGGCCGGCGGCGACATCTGCACGATGCCCTTTACGATTTTCCAACAGATGGTCAAACATCCGCTGACGGATCTCGGGCTGAAGAAATTCTTGGCTGATTGGGAATCCCAGAGTCGCAAATAA